In Bradyrhizobium guangxiense, the following are encoded in one genomic region:
- a CDS encoding ArnT family glycosyltransferase, with the protein MRSDHALLRVEAEAASDRISVEHAAKGLVESPRRSITPSNTFDFLALAFLATLVVIACFTAKDYAISNDEAVQHRYGELIIAYYQSGLRIRDLFTFDNLYLYGGLFDVIAIALGQVIPVDIYELRHILCAATGLAGIAFSGAAARSIAGPRAGLIAMIALALCGAWYGAMFNHTKDIPFAAAMAGATLVLLRLARQLPAPRTLHVAVFGFLAGAALGLRSYGFLLFVYLGLAVLIYLPWTESRAARLAFAANSLLKICPAVAVAYLLMILAWPWAALSPLNPVRGLFAYSEFQYAIRTLFAGRAYEMAHVPRIYVPFYLFIRVPLITQAGAALAMVSLLWRPVKQGPDRCRDLALLSAMVLVPLGCQALVHGPAFNGMRHFLFVLPPLATLAGVGLSDVLDAIALRGRRLACAGLAVVCASFLSEGVMLARLHPYENLSYNAVTGGLPGAFRRFDLDYWFNSMPEAIRMLETFVREETPLEDKTSTVYSVAVCGERPAFDHTVTLPQLRWDFRSEWDESEFFIAPTHMNCDRDLDGEIIGSVERLGVTIAYVKDRRAIVKRPTTNISPPFARQLPAANEIAQESRQRSSTDQAF; encoded by the coding sequence ATGAGATCGGACCATGCGCTGTTGAGAGTTGAAGCAGAAGCAGCGAGCGACCGGATTTCCGTCGAGCACGCAGCGAAGGGCCTTGTTGAGAGCCCTCGGCGCAGCATCACCCCTTCGAACACCTTCGACTTTTTAGCCCTGGCATTTCTTGCAACTCTGGTTGTCATCGCGTGCTTCACAGCGAAGGACTACGCCATTTCCAATGACGAGGCCGTCCAGCATCGCTACGGCGAATTGATCATCGCATACTATCAGAGCGGACTGCGGATACGCGATCTCTTCACCTTCGATAACCTGTATCTCTACGGAGGTCTGTTCGACGTCATAGCAATCGCGCTCGGCCAAGTCATCCCCGTCGATATCTACGAATTGCGGCACATTCTCTGCGCAGCTACGGGCCTCGCAGGCATCGCGTTCAGTGGCGCTGCCGCGCGGTCGATCGCCGGACCTCGCGCGGGCCTCATAGCCATGATCGCGCTTGCGCTCTGTGGCGCTTGGTACGGCGCCATGTTCAACCACACCAAGGATATTCCCTTTGCGGCGGCCATGGCCGGAGCGACACTGGTCCTTCTCCGCTTGGCCCGCCAACTGCCAGCGCCGCGCACCCTGCATGTTGCGGTTTTCGGCTTTCTTGCCGGGGCAGCTCTCGGGCTGCGAAGCTATGGTTTTCTGCTGTTCGTCTATCTCGGACTTGCAGTCCTGATCTATCTGCCCTGGACGGAAAGCCGCGCTGCGCGCCTTGCCTTTGCGGCCAACTCCCTGTTGAAGATATGTCCTGCCGTGGCGGTCGCCTATCTGCTGATGATCCTGGCCTGGCCGTGGGCTGCGCTTTCGCCGCTCAATCCCGTCCGTGGCCTATTTGCGTACTCGGAATTTCAGTATGCGATCCGAACGCTGTTTGCCGGGCGCGCGTACGAAATGGCCCACGTGCCGCGCATCTATGTTCCCTTCTATCTCTTCATCCGCGTGCCGCTGATCACCCAGGCCGGCGCCGCGCTGGCGATGGTTTCGCTGCTTTGGCGTCCCGTCAAGCAAGGTCCGGACCGGTGCCGCGATCTCGCATTGCTATCGGCGATGGTTCTGGTTCCCCTGGGCTGCCAAGCGCTCGTTCATGGCCCTGCATTCAACGGCATGCGCCATTTCCTTTTTGTGCTTCCTCCTCTGGCCACGCTGGCCGGCGTTGGTCTAAGCGACGTCCTCGATGCGATTGCCCTGCGCGGCCGCCGACTGGCCTGTGCGGGACTTGCCGTGGTGTGCGCGTCCTTCCTGTCGGAAGGGGTCATGCTGGCAAGGCTTCATCCCTACGAGAACCTGTCCTACAACGCCGTGACCGGAGGACTTCCGGGGGCTTTTCGCCGCTTTGACCTGGACTACTGGTTCAACAGCATGCCGGAAGCCATCCGAATGCTCGAGACGTTCGTCCGCGAAGAGACACCGCTCGAAGATAAAACATCGACGGTCTATTCCGTTGCCGTATGTGGAGAACGCCCGGCGTTCGATCACACTGTCACGCTTCCACAACTGCGTTGGGACTTCCGGTCCGAATGGGACGAGTCGGAATTCTTTATCGCTCCGACGCACATGAACTGCGATCGCGACCTCGATGGCGAGATCATCGGCAGCGTGGAAAGGTTGGGTGTTACTATCGCCTATGTGAAGGACAGGCGAGCCATTGTGAAGCGGCCGACGACGAACATCTCACCACCGTTCGCTCGTCAGCTTCCCGCTGCGAACGAGATCGCGCAAGAATCTCGACAGCGGTCTTCTACCGATCAGGCGTTTTGA
- a CDS encoding amidase family protein: MQDLWRLSAADLATLVKSRKVSAREAAKAGLARLDAVNPRLNAVIDHRPEDVLKQADAVDAAIARGEDPGVLAGVPVTIKANVDQEGFATTNGLKLQRDVIAREDNPVVANFRKAGAILLGRTNCPAFSYRWFTTNLIHGDTKNPRDPSLTPGGSSGGAGSAVAAGIGHIAHGTDIAGSIRYPAYACGVHGLRPTLGRIPAFNPALPERPIGPQIMAVSGPLARTINDIRISLEAMSARDIRDPWFVPVPLQGPARDKRAALCLNPGGLATTPEVKAAVSDAGKRLERAGWAVDVIEDPPPMREAVEWQIKLWLGDGYEAQLEAAEREGDPGALACLRGTRARVTPMDQANYAKALTRRATLTREWMLFFEKYAVLLTPVSGELPFPDHLDRKDEESFKRVWEAQLPQIAIPFMGLPGLVVSTGLVGKAPVGVHVVSGRYREDLCLLAGEAIEAGGVPPSPIDPVG; encoded by the coding sequence ATGCAAGATCTCTGGCGCCTGTCGGCCGCCGACCTCGCCACCCTCGTCAAATCCAGGAAAGTCTCCGCCAGGGAGGCTGCCAAGGCCGGCCTCGCCCGGCTCGATGCCGTCAATCCCAGGCTCAATGCGGTGATCGACCACCGGCCGGAGGACGTGCTCAAGCAGGCCGACGCTGTCGATGCCGCCATCGCGCGCGGCGAGGATCCCGGCGTGCTCGCCGGCGTGCCCGTCACCATCAAGGCCAATGTCGACCAGGAGGGCTTTGCCACCACCAACGGCCTGAAGCTCCAGCGCGACGTGATCGCGCGCGAGGACAATCCGGTGGTCGCCAATTTCCGCAAAGCTGGCGCCATCCTGCTCGGCCGCACCAATTGCCCGGCCTTCTCCTATCGCTGGTTCACCACCAATCTCATCCACGGCGACACCAAGAACCCGCGCGACCCCTCGCTGACCCCGGGCGGCTCCTCCGGCGGCGCCGGCTCGGCGGTCGCGGCCGGCATCGGCCATATCGCCCACGGCACCGACATCGCCGGCTCGATCCGCTATCCCGCCTATGCCTGCGGCGTCCACGGCCTGCGTCCCACCCTCGGCCGCATCCCGGCTTTCAACCCGGCGCTGCCGGAGCGCCCGATCGGGCCGCAGATCATGGCGGTGTCTGGTCCGCTCGCACGCACCATCAACGATATCAGGATTTCGCTCGAAGCGATGTCGGCTCGCGACATCCGCGATCCCTGGTTCGTGCCGGTGCCGCTGCAAGGCCCCGCACGGGACAAGCGCGCCGCGCTCTGCCTCAATCCGGGCGGCCTTGCCACCACGCCGGAGGTGAAGGCGGCGGTGAGCGATGCCGGCAAGCGCCTGGAGCGCGCCGGCTGGGCCGTCGATGTGATCGAGGACCCCCCGCCGATGCGCGAGGCGGTCGAGTGGCAGATCAAGCTTTGGCTCGGCGATGGCTATGAGGCGCAGCTCGAGGCGGCCGAGCGCGAGGGCGATCCCGGTGCGCTGGCCTGTCTGCGCGGTACCCGCGCCAGGGTCACGCCGATGGACCAGGCCAATTACGCCAAGGCGCTGACTCGGCGAGCCACGCTGACCCGCGAATGGATGCTGTTCTTCGAGAAATACGCGGTGCTGCTGACCCCGGTGTCCGGCGAGCTGCCGTTCCCGGATCATCTCGACCGCAAGGACGAGGAGTCCTTCAAGCGGGTCTGGGAAGCGCAGCTCCCGCAGATCGCGATTCCTTTCATGGGATTGCCGGGCCTCGTGGTCTCCACCGGTCTCGTCGGCAAGGCGCCGGTCGGCGTGCATGTCGTCTCGGGCCGCTATCGCGAGGATCTCTGCCTGCTCGCGGGCGAAGCGATCGAGGCGGGCGGCGTGCCGCCGTCGCCGATCGACCCTGTGGGCTAG
- a CDS encoding glutathione peroxidase: protein MSAIYDFKANSLAGEEVPMRRFEGQVLLIVNTASKCGFTPQYRGLEELHRDLSPRGFSVLGFPCNQFGAQEPGQASEIQAFCSTNYDVTFPLFEKIDVNGPTAHPLYEYLKHQQSGLLGASIKWNFTKFLVDRAGKVVARYAPTARPEGLRNQIETLL, encoded by the coding sequence ATGTCGGCCATCTACGACTTCAAGGCCAACTCGCTGGCCGGCGAGGAGGTGCCGATGCGCCGCTTCGAAGGGCAGGTGCTGCTGATCGTCAACACCGCGAGCAAATGCGGCTTCACGCCGCAATATCGCGGCTTGGAGGAGCTGCATCGCGATCTCTCTCCGCGCGGCTTCTCCGTGCTCGGCTTTCCCTGCAACCAGTTCGGCGCGCAGGAGCCGGGGCAGGCGAGCGAGATCCAGGCGTTCTGCTCGACCAACTACGACGTCACCTTCCCGCTGTTCGAGAAGATCGATGTCAACGGGCCGACGGCGCATCCCCTGTATGAGTATCTGAAACACCAGCAATCGGGCCTGTTAGGCGCCTCCATCAAATGGAATTTCACCAAATTCCTGGTGGACCGTGCCGGCAAGGTGGTCGCCCGCTACGCGCCGACCGCACGGCCTGAAGGACTGCGGAATCAAATCGAAACACTGTTGTGA
- a CDS encoding MFS transporter, giving the protein MNSPSRVISFVNAGHFIDHYSMLIFAAAVIIMGPALGMAYSELLPYATPGFVAFGAGSLLTGWLGGRWSRRHMMVIFFVGIGLSMISVGLVQTPAQLGAALLAIGIFASIYHPVGTAMIVSYADRLGREMGINGVWGNLGVASSALVTGVIGQYLGWRFAFIIPGIVTILIGIAFAMLVVHEDRKSSKQAAAQARVAKRDMWRVVLSLLIVVIAISTTFNAVTVALPKLFAERLADLTRSPALLGGIAACVYVFGAMTQYTIGRLLDRYSLKTVALPLSFMLAPFLYLAASLENLPLILVSIGIVMGAFGQVTVNDAMVGKYTSEEWRSRAYAVRYFIGFTAAGASVGLVAWLYEQGGFVTMLHAFAGLCLLAIAAAIILPREIRTPAGQNA; this is encoded by the coding sequence ATGAACAGCCCCAGCCGTGTCATCAGTTTCGTCAACGCAGGCCATTTCATCGACCACTATTCGATGCTGATCTTCGCCGCCGCGGTGATCATCATGGGGCCGGCGCTCGGCATGGCCTATTCGGAACTGCTGCCCTATGCGACGCCGGGCTTCGTCGCCTTCGGCGCGGGCTCGCTGCTGACCGGCTGGCTCGGGGGCCGCTGGAGCCGCCGCCACATGATGGTGATCTTCTTCGTCGGCATCGGCCTCTCCATGATCTCGGTCGGCCTGGTGCAGACCCCGGCGCAACTCGGCGCCGCTCTGCTCGCGATCGGCATCTTCGCCTCGATCTATCATCCCGTCGGCACCGCCATGATCGTGTCCTATGCCGACCGGCTCGGCCGCGAGATGGGCATCAACGGCGTCTGGGGCAATCTCGGCGTCGCCTCCTCGGCGCTGGTGACAGGCGTGATCGGGCAGTATCTCGGCTGGCGCTTCGCCTTCATCATCCCCGGCATCGTCACGATCCTGATCGGCATCGCTTTTGCGATGCTGGTCGTGCACGAGGACCGCAAGAGCTCGAAGCAGGCAGCCGCGCAGGCGCGGGTGGCCAAGCGGGACATGTGGCGCGTGGTGCTATCGCTGCTAATCGTGGTGATCGCGATCTCCACGACGTTCAACGCCGTCACGGTGGCGCTGCCAAAGCTGTTTGCGGAGCGGCTGGCCGATCTCACCAGGAGCCCGGCGCTGCTCGGGGGCATCGCCGCCTGCGTCTATGTGTTCGGCGCGATGACCCAGTACACGATCGGCCGGCTGCTCGACCGTTATTCGCTGAAGACGGTGGCGCTGCCGCTCTCCTTCATGCTGGCGCCGTTCCTGTATCTGGCCGCCAGCCTAGAGAATCTGCCGCTGATTTTGGTGTCGATCGGCATCGTCATGGGCGCGTTCGGGCAGGTCACGGTCAACGACGCCATGGTCGGCAAGTACACCAGCGAGGAATGGCGCTCGCGCGCCTACGCCGTGCGCTACTTCATCGGCTTCACCGCGGCGGGGGCCTCGGTCGGCCTGGTCGCCTGGCTCTACGAGCAGGGCGGCTTCGTCACCATGCTGCACGCCTTCGCCGGCCTCTGCCTGCTCGCGATCGCAGCGGCCATCATCCTGCCGCGCGAGATCAGGACGCCGGCTGGTCAAAACGCCTGA
- a CDS encoding AraC family transcriptional regulator, with protein MTVFETPILETPILREVRSNHRSPAGVHLVARDYPKGMRIDPHLHREAQLIYAVRGTMQVTTPEGRWLVPPDRAVWVPAGLEHALDLLADIEMRTLYFDLAWLKREQRYEGLTREFVVRVSPLLNQAILALFDARNTEERTELLVRLVMLELHQAEDSAPFVPLPHEPRCRRAALIVLDDPTGLHDIDTLAREVGTSARTLSRLFSTETQLSFKSWCQRARIAAAIQRLSTDASVSVKQLATQLGYASVPAFSAAFRQVTGRTPTEFAGK; from the coding sequence ATGACTGTCTTCGAAACGCCAATCTTGGAAACGCCAATCCTGCGGGAGGTCCGGAGCAACCATCGCTCGCCCGCCGGCGTGCACCTGGTCGCGCGCGACTATCCCAAGGGCATGCGGATCGACCCGCATTTGCACCGCGAGGCGCAGCTGATCTATGCGGTACGCGGCACCATGCAGGTGACGACGCCGGAGGGACGCTGGCTGGTGCCGCCGGACCGGGCCGTCTGGGTGCCGGCCGGGCTCGAGCATGCCCTCGACCTGCTCGCCGACATCGAGATGCGCACGCTATATTTCGACCTCGCCTGGCTCAAGCGCGAGCAGCGCTATGAGGGGTTGACCAGGGAGTTCGTGGTGCGGGTGTCGCCGCTGCTCAACCAGGCGATCCTTGCCCTGTTCGACGCGCGCAACACCGAGGAGCGCACCGAGCTATTGGTGCGCCTCGTGATGCTGGAATTGCACCAGGCCGAGGATTCCGCACCCTTCGTGCCGTTGCCGCACGAGCCGCGCTGCCGCCGCGCCGCGCTGATCGTGCTGGACGACCCCACCGGCCTGCACGACATCGACACACTGGCGCGCGAGGTCGGAACCTCGGCGCGCACGCTGTCGCGGCTGTTCTCGACGGAGACGCAACTGAGCTTCAAGAGCTGGTGCCAGCGCGCGCGGATCGCAGCTGCGATCCAGCGCCTGTCGACGGATGCCAGCGTGTCGGTGAAACAGCTCGCAACCCAGCTCGGCTATGCCAGCGTGCCGGCGTTCTCGGCCGCGTTCCGCCAGGTGACGGGCCGGACGCCGACGGAGTTTGCGGGGAAGTAG
- the pqqB gene encoding pyrroloquinoline quinone biosynthesis protein PqqB, giving the protein MLRLVVLGAAAGGGVPQWNCGCEGCRAARNGGPELHRTQASVAFSGDGENWFLINASPDLRQQLNATPQLHPKAGVLRHTPIAGVILTNSEVDAVAGLLSMRESSPFTIYAHEKVLAILASNSIFNVLNEKHVRRQPIGINEPFEPRLADGARSGLEVLPFAVSGKSAWYLEGKAHPGGDSGDGDTLGLKITDKSTGKYFYFIAACADVTDALKAEIDGASLVFFDGTVWRDDEMIRAGLGHKTGKSMGHVAMSGEDGAIARLADLTLDRKIFLHINNSNPALLPASHERKAAEAAGWQIPADGTEIVL; this is encoded by the coding sequence ATGCTTCGCCTCGTCGTCCTGGGCGCCGCAGCCGGCGGCGGAGTTCCCCAGTGGAATTGTGGCTGCGAGGGCTGCCGGGCTGCCCGCAATGGTGGGCCTGAGCTGCACCGGACGCAGGCCTCGGTCGCCTTCAGCGGCGATGGCGAGAACTGGTTCCTGATCAACGCGTCCCCCGACCTGCGCCAGCAATTGAATGCCACCCCGCAACTGCACCCCAAGGCCGGGGTGTTGCGCCATACGCCAATTGCGGGCGTGATTTTGACCAACAGCGAAGTGGACGCGGTGGCGGGTCTGCTCTCGATGCGCGAGAGCTCGCCGTTCACGATCTATGCGCATGAGAAAGTGCTGGCGATCCTTGCCAGCAACAGCATCTTCAACGTGCTGAACGAGAAGCACGTGCGGCGCCAGCCGATTGGCATCAATGAGCCATTCGAGCCGCGTCTCGCCGACGGCGCCCGCTCCGGACTGGAGGTGCTGCCCTTCGCGGTCTCGGGCAAGTCGGCCTGGTATCTGGAAGGCAAGGCGCATCCCGGCGGCGACAGCGGCGACGGCGATACGCTGGGCCTGAAGATCACCGACAAGTCGACCGGCAAATATTTCTACTTCATCGCCGCCTGCGCCGACGTGACCGACGCGCTCAAGGCCGAGATCGACGGCGCTTCGCTCGTGTTCTTCGACGGCACGGTCTGGCGGGACGACGAGATGATCAGGGCCGGGCTCGGCCACAAGACCGGCAAGAGCATGGGCCACGTCGCGATGTCCGGCGAGGACGGCGCAATTGCGCGGCTGGCCGATCTCACGCTCGACAGGAAGATATTTCTGCATATCAATAACTCGAACCCGGCGCTGCTGCCTGCCTCGCACGAGCGCAAGGCCGCCGAGGCGGCGGGCTGGCAGATACCGGCGGATGGAACGGAGATCGTGCTGTGA
- a CDS encoding DUF3297 family protein, which produces MSDEFPDRLSVDPNSPYYNADILSRDVGIRFKGIEKTNVEEYCISEGWVRVTAGNAKDRYGNPLTIKVHGPVEPYFRDKK; this is translated from the coding sequence ATGAGCGACGAATTTCCGGACCGTCTGTCGGTCGATCCGAACAGCCCCTATTACAACGCGGACATCCTGTCGCGCGACGTCGGCATCCGCTTCAAGGGCATCGAGAAGACCAATGTCGAGGAGTACTGCATCAGCGAAGGCTGGGTCCGCGTCACCGCCGGCAACGCCAAGGACCGCTACGGCAATCCGCTGACCATCAAGGTGCACGGCCCGGTCGAGCCGTATTTCCGGGATAAGAAGTGA
- a CDS encoding DUF2059 domain-containing protein yields MHKVLTIVCAILLTMGIARADDPSSAAMDAARSFVMTLRVTDQYKALLPGILFSLRPVLSQGRPEIERDFDAGVPAILEAGQSKYNNTMIERAAAFYAANFSVEELHEIEAFGRTATGQKYIERSREFSETGRKIAEDISREASDEIKGQMTQLLRDKGHKF; encoded by the coding sequence ATGCACAAGGTGCTGACGATTGTTTGCGCCATCCTGCTCACAATGGGTATCGCGCGGGCAGACGACCCATCATCCGCCGCAATGGACGCGGCTCGGAGCTTTGTCATGACGCTGAGGGTGACCGATCAATACAAGGCTCTGCTTCCGGGCATTCTGTTCAGCCTTCGACCGGTTCTGTCTCAGGGCCGTCCGGAGATCGAGCGGGACTTTGACGCCGGAGTGCCGGCTATTTTGGAAGCCGGCCAATCGAAATACAACAATACGATGATCGAGCGCGCTGCAGCGTTCTACGCGGCGAACTTCTCAGTGGAAGAACTGCACGAGATCGAAGCGTTCGGCCGCACCGCGACCGGACAGAAATACATCGAAAGATCGCGCGAATTCTCGGAGACCGGCCGAAAGATCGCCGAGGATATCTCGCGCGAAGCGAGCGACGAGATCAAGGGACAGATGACCCAGCTGCTGCGGGACAAAGGTCACAAGTTCTAG
- a CDS encoding malonyl-CoA decarboxylase, with protein sequence MANAFFSDLLATISERGRTLLRRGDSADTRRDADGLLELCDALLSGRGEASGVAIAREVLDIYRELDAAGRRAFFDGLVRDFGPDRERLSKAIEKWRVAPSDEDASSLHFASEPRRQELIRRLNRAPGGTGDLVSMRADLLGMMNGHTDLAALDRDVSHLLSSWFNRGFLVLRRIDWSTPANILEKIIRYEAVHEISDWDDLRRRIDPVDRRCYAFFHPAMVDEPLIFVEVALTETIPGAIAPLLAVDRQYLPIERARTAVFYSISNTQRGLGGISFGSFLIKQVVEELRRELPKLDTFVTLSPVPGFMAWVKQDRDLPLSDEDRETLKRLDDPKWFESPETTALLRGVIEPLAAHYFLKARTPKGKMIDSVARFHLGNGARLERINWLGDLSPKGVRESAGVMVNYLYRLDDIEKNHEAYANDGEVVASSTVKKLLKGEGRRLLDMRLS encoded by the coding sequence ATGGCCAACGCCTTCTTCTCCGACCTGCTCGCCACCATCTCCGAGCGCGGCCGCACACTGCTTCGTCGTGGCGATTCCGCCGATACCAGGCGGGATGCCGATGGGCTGCTCGAGCTTTGCGACGCGCTGCTGTCGGGCCGCGGCGAAGCATCGGGCGTCGCCATCGCGCGCGAGGTGCTCGACATCTATCGAGAGCTGGATGCGGCGGGACGCCGCGCCTTCTTCGACGGACTGGTGCGCGATTTCGGCCCGGACCGGGAGCGCCTGTCCAAGGCAATCGAGAAATGGCGTGTCGCGCCTAGCGACGAGGACGCAAGCTCGCTGCATTTCGCCTCCGAGCCGCGGCGGCAGGAGCTGATCCGGCGGCTCAACCGCGCGCCCGGCGGCACCGGCGATCTCGTCAGCATGCGCGCCGACCTGCTCGGCATGATGAACGGACACACCGATCTCGCCGCGCTGGATCGCGACGTCTCGCATCTTCTCTCTTCGTGGTTCAACAGGGGGTTTCTCGTGCTGCGCAGGATCGACTGGTCGACCCCGGCCAACATCCTCGAAAAGATCATCCGTTACGAGGCCGTGCACGAGATCTCGGACTGGGATGATCTGCGTCGCCGCATCGATCCCGTCGACCGCCGCTGCTACGCCTTCTTCCACCCTGCGATGGTAGACGAGCCCCTGATCTTCGTCGAGGTGGCGCTGACCGAGACCATCCCCGGCGCAATCGCGCCGCTGCTCGCCGTCGACCGCCAGTATCTGCCGATCGAGCGCGCGCGCACTGCCGTGTTCTATTCGATCTCCAACACCCAGCGCGGGCTCGGCGGAATTTCGTTCGGCAGCTTCCTGATCAAGCAGGTGGTGGAGGAGCTGCGCCGCGAGCTGCCCAAGCTCGACACTTTCGTGACGCTGTCGCCGGTGCCGGGCTTCATGGCATGGGTGAAGCAGGACAGGGATTTGCCGCTGTCGGACGAGGACCGCGAGACGCTGAAGCGCCTCGACGATCCCAAATGGTTCGAGAGCCCCGAGACGACCGCGCTGCTGCGCGGCGTGATCGAGCCGCTCGCGGCGCACTATTTCCTCAAGGCCCGCACGCCGAAAGGCAAGATGATCGACTCCGTCGCCCGCTTCCATCTCGGCAACGGCGCCCGGCTGGAGCGCATCAACTGGCTGGGCGACCTCTCGCCGAAGGGCGTGCGCGAGTCGGCCGGCGTGATGGTGAACTACCTCTACCGCCTCGACGACATCGAGAAGAACCACGAAGCCTATGCCAACGACGGCGAGGTCGTGGCGTCGAGCACGGTGAAGAAGCTGCTGAAGGGTGAAGGGCGGAGGCTGCTGGATATGCGGTTGTCGTAG
- a CDS encoding DUF6894 family protein: MPRYFFNTRIGDELIVDPDGEDLRNPDRAWEVARQMILEVVKSEGTQRALLDAVIEVTDAEGEIVLEFPFTEALLDMPDPSATRH; encoded by the coding sequence ATGCCCAGATATTTCTTCAACACCCGTATCGGCGACGAATTGATCGTGGATCCTGACGGCGAGGATCTGCGCAACCCCGATCGTGCCTGGGAGGTCGCCCGCCAGATGATCCTGGAGGTGGTGAAGTCGGAGGGCACCCAGCGCGCCCTGCTCGATGCAGTGATCGAGGTGACCGACGCCGAAGGCGAGATCGTGCTGGAGTTTCCCTTCACCGAGGCGCTGCTGGACATGCCGGATCCGTCCGCGACGAGGCATTAG
- the pqqA gene encoding pyrroloquinoline quinone precursor peptide PqqA, with the protein MAWKAPKIVEVPCGMEINMYVSATRK; encoded by the coding sequence ATGGCATGGAAAGCCCCGAAGATCGTCGAAGTGCCCTGTGGCATGGAAATCAACATGTATGTGAGCGCCACCCGCAAGTAA
- the tarD gene encoding D(-)-tartrate dehydratase has protein sequence MSVRIVDVREITKPISSPIRNAYIDFTKMTTSLVAVVTDVVRDGNRVVGYGFNSNGRYGQGGLIRERFASRILEADPKSLLDEASDNLDPDKVWAAMMTNEKPGGHGERSVAVGTIDMAVWDAVAKIAGKPLFRLLAERHGVTANPRVFVYAAGGYYYPGKGLSMLRGEMRGYLDRGYNVVKMKIGGAAIDEDRKRIEAVLEEIGKDAQLAVDANGRFNLETGIAYAKMLRDYPLFWYEEVGDPLDYALQAALAEFYPGPMATGENLFSHQDARNLIRYGGMRPDRDWLQFDCALSYGLCEYQRTLDVLKTHGWSPSRCIPHGGHQMSLNIAAGLGLGGNESYPDLFQPYGGFPDGVRVENGHITMPDLPGIGFEGKSDLYKEMKALAE, from the coding sequence ATGTCCGTCCGCATCGTCGACGTCCGCGAGATCACCAAACCGATCTCGTCCCCGATCCGCAACGCCTATATCGACTTCACCAAGATGACGACCAGCCTCGTTGCCGTCGTCACCGACGTGGTGCGCGACGGCAATCGCGTCGTCGGCTACGGCTTCAACTCCAACGGCCGCTACGGGCAGGGCGGCCTGATCCGCGAGCGCTTTGCCTCGCGCATCCTGGAGGCCGATCCGAAGTCGTTGCTGGATGAAGCCAGCGACAATCTCGACCCCGACAAGGTCTGGGCCGCGATGATGACCAACGAGAAACCGGGCGGCCACGGCGAACGCTCGGTCGCGGTCGGCACCATCGACATGGCGGTGTGGGACGCGGTGGCGAAGATCGCCGGCAAGCCGCTGTTCCGTCTGCTCGCCGAACGCCACGGCGTCACCGCCAATCCGCGCGTCTTCGTCTACGCCGCCGGCGGCTACTATTATCCCGGCAAGGGCCTGTCGATGCTGCGCGGCGAGATGCGCGGCTATCTCGATCGTGGCTATAACGTCGTGAAGATGAAGATCGGCGGCGCCGCTATCGACGAGGACCGCAAGCGCATCGAGGCCGTGCTGGAAGAGATCGGCAAGGACGCGCAACTCGCCGTCGATGCCAACGGCCGCTTCAATCTGGAGACCGGCATCGCCTATGCTAAGATGCTGCGGGACTATCCCTTGTTCTGGTACGAGGAGGTCGGCGATCCCCTCGACTACGCGCTGCAGGCCGCGCTCGCCGAGTTCTACCCCGGTCCGATGGCGACAGGCGAGAATCTGTTCAGCCACCAGGACGCCCGCAACCTGATCCGCTACGGCGGCATGCGCCCCGACCGCGATTGGCTGCAATTCGACTGCGCGTTGTCCTACGGCCTGTGCGAATACCAGCGCACGCTGGACGTGCTGAAGACCCACGGCTGGTCCCCCAGCCGCTGCATCCCGCATGGCGGCCACCAGATGTCTCTCAACATCGCCGCCGGCCTCGGCCTAGGCGGCAACGAGAGCTATCCCGACCTGTTCCAGCCCTATGGGGGCTTCCCCGACGGCGTGCGCGTCGAGAACGGCCACATCACCATGCCGGATCTCCCCGGCATCGGCTTCGAGGGCAAGTCCGATCTCTACAAGGAGATGAAGGCGCTGGCGGAGTAG